The Macrobrachium nipponense isolate FS-2020 chromosome 24, ASM1510439v2, whole genome shotgun sequence genome segment GACCAAAGAGAATAGAATTGCCAGACTGAGAAATTTGCCACTAGTGTAGAATGATTACAACAAAGGTACCAGAGCGCTCCTCTTTGGAGTACCATACAACTCAGGCCAAGGCTCACTGAACGCACCATCATCAACAGCTCTCTGTGGTTGGTTACTCAAATGCTGTAGATTAGATAACGTGCATAGACTATGACATATAACTCTCATAATTTACAATGTACTACTGTTAAAAGGTTACTCATGAGTGGCAGATGCAAGGGGCTAAGTCCAATGCAGTAGCACACTGTTGTAGTGACTAAACATAAACACAGGCCAAGGTTCCCTGAATGCACACACAGGCCAAGGTTccttaaacacacacacgagCCAAGGTTCCCTGAATGCACACACAGGCCAAGGTTCCATGAACGCACACACAAGCCAAGGTTCCCTGAACACACACACAGGCCAAAGTTTCCGGAACGCACCATCTCGGCAACTCCCTGTGGCTGGTTGCTTAAATACAGTAGGTTAAATAATGTATACACAGTCTGTGACATCTAACTCAGCTCCCAAATCCGTCCTCCTCTGAAGCTAGGACCAGGGAGAATCGGGCAAAGGATGCTGATGACTCAACAGGTAGACCTATGGGGGATAATAATGCAAGCAGTCAGTCAGTATCTGTACATTAATCTTGGCATAATGAAGGGAATACTAAGACACCAAATGATGTATCTGGTAATTAGATGACTGAGATGTTTGCAATAAGAGTTTAGAGAGCATGGCTTAATATCTTCATTCTAAAATACCTTTCAGTTTCTCAACCACTGACTTCAGGTGAGGTTGCTACCTCATCCTCTCGTCCATCACTGCAGTTAATTGAAAAGCACATGCATAATTATTTCCACCTCACATGAGAATCGAACTTGGCTCCCTCAGAGGTGAAATGACTGTCTCAACTACAAGAATAGTAATCTCCTTACTGCCCCAAATAGTGAGCATTACAGAGTATGGAAAATAGGCATCGCTCGCTTGGCACTGGTTGACTCTATGTTGGAACAAAcatgatccagatgtagtttAGGTGGTATattaataaagaaagataaaatatatataagataaggaGGTAATACAAGGTTGTTTCACAGATGGCATATATTTCATTCTTCTATTATGCTTCTCTGAAGACctaagaaagagagacagagaattcaAGTAAATGCACCTTTTACACGGGATCCAGTGAACTCTGAGCTACTCACTTTTTTTGCTTTCTATTTGGAAACCCTGAAACTCGAAGAAACTCAAAGATCCCTTCGGAAAATGCATCCAAGAAATTtgtaaaaaggaaagtaaggagTTCCTAGCATGACCAAAATCTTATTTAAACGACTGTGAATTGTAGATTTAACATGTTTAGATAATCATAGTTGTAAGATATTcttttttctctgattttcttCAGTTGAATTACCTTAACATCTCAACATTCTGCATCCCTATGGCATTCAAGGGTGGAAGTAAAGAAACTACACCTTCAACATCGCGCTTTATTGTCAAATCGTTCAAAATGTTTTCCATCTGTATAAATAACCTCTCCGGTAATTACATTTATATCAGAACATCATCTTCAGTCTTATAATGAGAGAACTTTATATCCTAGATGGTTAGTGATACCCTCCATAACCCCCACCAAAACCTCCTCCGTAACCCCCAAACCCTCCGCTGTTGGCCCCCTTAGCCTTAGCCAAGGCCTTGGCGGCTGCACCCTGCGCTTGTCCAGCGGCTCCAACAGCTGATTGCAGGTCGCTGATGACCACAGCCTGCTGCTGGTGGAGGGAGTTTGCTGCCTGTTGAGCCGACCATGCCATGGCATTCTGGGACTCCAGGACTGCTTCCTGGGCAGCCAGGCTGCTGGCTGCCTGTCCTGCCAACGCGTTGGTCTCGCCGGAGACTTGCCCCAAGTTGCTCAGGAGACCACGGGCCATGGAGGCTGCCACTCTAGCTGCCTGCTCGGCGATGTTGGCCTTTCCGGCCAGAGAGGCTTCTTGGAACGCAGCTGCCTGGGCTCCCTGGGCAGCCTGCGTGATCTGGGCAGCCTGGGCCTGGCGGTTAGCGGCGGCAGCTATGGCAGTTTGGGACGCAGCAGAGGCGGCAGCCGCAGCCCCTGCAGCAGCACTGGCGGCAGCTCCGTGAGCGACGGTTCCAAGGGCAGCGAGGGCAGACGTGGCTTGTGCAGCCGCTTGGTTGGCTACGTCGGAGGCCGTCGGGCCGTGTCCTCCGCCATAGCTGCCTCCGCCTACTACCAGGTagctgcctcctcctcccccatagCCACCACCTCCGCCTccataacctcctcctcctcctcctcctcctcctccacctccataGCCACCATGTACTCCTCTTTTATCCTGTGGAAAGAGTCCTTCATCAGTAAGAATGGCTCAGGTCGTGAGAGACATCTTATTTCAGTTCTTGTTTACATTTCAAGGTGCTACTGGGAAGAAAGTCTTACTTTTCAAGGTGCTACTGGGAAGAAAGTCTTACTTTTCAAGGTGCTACTGGGAAGAAAGTCTTACTTTGCAAGGTGCTACTGGGAAGAAAGTCTTACTTTTCAAGTTGCTACTGggaagaaaatcttacttttcaAGGTGCTACTGAGAAGAATGTCTTACTTTTCAAGTTGCTGCTGGGAAGAAAGTCTTACATACTTTTCAAGGTGCTACTTGAAAGAAAGGTTTACATACTTTTCAAGGTGCTACTTGAAAGAAAGTCTTACATATTTTTCAAGGTGCCACTGAGAAGAAAGTCTTACATACTTTTCAAGGTGCTACTGGGAAGAAAGTCTTACATACTTTTCAAGGTGCTACTGAGAAGAAAGTGTTACTTTTCAAGGTACTGCTGGGAGGAAAGCCTTACTTTTCAAGTTACCACTTGGAAGAATATCTTTTGACTTTTTAAGGTGCTACTGGGAAgaaactattttaatttttaggATGCTACCGGGAAGAGTGTCTTACTTTTCAAGGTGCCACTGAGCAGAAAGTCTTTTAATTTTTCAAGGTGCTACTTGGAAGAAAGTCTCTTTCCTACCTTTGCTGTTGTTTCCTGGTCACCAGCTAACGCCACTCCTGCAAAAAGACAGCCTCATGAAAGGAGCAACTTGGtaacgaaaaaatttattttgcctAATGAAGGACAGAACTATTTTGGGTTATTTGTTGTACTGGCAACTGAATTTCAAATAGCTCAAGTCAATGTCCCTGCTTCTAAGCACTTCAAGAAACTGAGTACCtgaattgcaaaaaaaaaggTACCTAGAAAAATATTTACCAACTGCAAGAAAGAGAATGTAAGTAGTTTTCAACATGGCCACCGTGATTCAGCTCGAGAAGAGACGAGTGTGAGATGATTCCTTTAAAGCTCCTCGCTTTATACTGACGATTGAGATCAACTCCCAGGTCTTCTTATAACGGACACATTCGCTTAACTCTTTGGAACGGCACCTCACACCATTGACCGCAATACCCCATTGGTTACAAGAAATGAAGTTGCAGTTCGTTTCTAAGGAGTTGAAAAGAATTGCGGTGAGGTTGCTTTTCTGTAAACACTGACCGGAGACAATGACGCACAATACAGAGGTAGCTTTGAGAATAGAGGCTTTGCCTGATGCTATTTTGTTTTCTGtgtatgtcattttctgtgcaaGCCCCTTCACGAGGACTCGACATGTTACTTTATGTCGTGATTTTAATTCGTTCTTTGATCTGATTCGGAACAGTTGTTGAATgctttgaaatgttcaaaacagaGTTAAGTTGGAAATGTGAACATTGTTAAGGCAATGACAAATTTCAATATTATCACAAGCACTCTATCACACGTTCATGCAGGTGTTAATCTGCAGGGACACAGAAGTAAGTCGTATTTCAAATCATTGACAGAAAAATCTTATCCAAGTCCCAAACGCCAATGCCACTtctgaagttcaagcgaaaatgtaaTGCATTACCACCATACTATTCCTCTcgtattttgatacatttttatctatttattaatttattttcttcttttctaataagtggtatctcttctttctgtacgtcccctttcttcctcttacttcttccttatgaacaccatgttctttggaagctagaatttcaagtcactggtccctttggtgggcttgttccataggaataggtttcatctacttaataataataaagtgttcaatttctttgaattttgttacatttatttaaTGTAGCAGCTATCTGAATCACAgagaattatatgaaaaaatatctaacTCAATTCCAAATACAGCCTTAGTGGAATTTGACTCTTTTATTCAGGAAATTAAAGAATATTCAattgtgtttctttatttttctattaaattattttcttggtGTTTGCAATGTTTTTTTCAATGATCCTAGACAACCTTCACTCCAGCTTCCATTAAAGGATTGGAGCTTATGTGCTTTTACTATAACATTAAGACCTCTTTATCTAGATTGTTAGATCTTGAATTAACACCGTAACGTCACCTGGCCCACAAATTCATCTTCCAGCCCTATAGTTATTCCCTGGTTTTGCTTTTCTTCGTCTAACTCCACGAATGAAGATTCATATTTCATCTACTAATAATACTACTGTCCGTAGCTGTTATCTCCTCAGCCTCATAACATAATTAGTACAGGTTCTTTGTCTTGGAGATTCCAGTATACACCACTGTGACTGACCATGTTCCACCCACACTGGTCTGGAACGTAATGAGTTATTCGCCTGTTTGACCACTCATTCAGTGGAGCGAAGTAGATGAATCAAGTGAGCTCACAAGCAATACCTCTTCATGATCTACCTGATCATGCATTTAGTATTCTTGAATGTTTCTTTGTACAGTACAACACCAGATCAGTATTCTAAGATTTCCCAGTGGGCCGGTAAGCTAAGACTCATTCTTGTTTCCACTAAGCCAATCGTATTGGTAGCAAAATCCTGGTGGGCCAGTAAgcaagccttccgttcttgcttcCACGAAAAAGTCAGAACCCTTGGTTATAGGAGGTATATGGGACCTCTCGTGCGAGAACTTTAATCTCTATCTAACCCTCGTTTTAACTACTTCTGTTCCCTAGCCATCCTCCTGTCAAGAGAATGGCGTGTGCATCATCCATTGATAGCGTCTGTTTATTTCTGCTACTCGTGCTTCCTCCCATATTGGCTCAAAACCGCCGTGCTTTtgtactctattattattattattattattattattattattattattattattattattattactcagaagttgaatccaattcatatggaacaagcccacaaggggccattgacttgaaattcaagcttccaaagtctATGGTCTTCctttaaaagaagtaacagaaggtaataggaaatacagaaagaagagatcagctattagaaaagtaaaaatgaatttacaaattaataaacagatagataaaaatgtaactaAGGTTTCAAAATACAAGGtagtaatgcgttgcatcttcgcttgagttTTTGAGGTTCCATTTGCTCACCATCctcagagagactgttccacagtccaacattgtgaggaatgaaggacctctggaactgagaagtttgacagcaaGACCAATTTACTGCTGTTCAACAAATCCGGTCACTATTTGTCATACTAAAGGGAAGCTTACGATCCTGGAATCATCTCGCCCAGCATGTAAATTCTGAATTTTTGCGAATTAGGTTCTCAGCAGCGTCTGTTTGTCCCATTGGCTTCTTCATCTCGAGTGATTTGAACGTTTTCCCGCCAAAATGAGTTCTAATAGCATGGCACGAAATAATGATTCTCATGGGAGGGTATCCGAATCGAACCAAAGATCTATTATTACGCCACTGGAGCATATCTCGATGTAAGGGGTTAAAGTGGGTCTGTAGCTTGTTCTCCTgctttcagctttcttgttttagCTGACTTTTCATCTAAATGATATCAGTAATCTTGGTCCTTCTATGATTCCCATCACTAATCCATTATCCTCCCTATTATTTCAGTATTCTTGCATCATTCAAGATTGGCAATAGAGCAGGTCTAACCAAATTCTTCCTCCATAACTTATTAAGTATAGGTCGCAGTTGAACTGGCTTCTATGTATTCCAGTCTTCAGTATTACCACCCAAGTTCCTCCAGTTCTCAACTCattgctttaatttctgccattgttatTAAAGTATCGGCCGAGGATTTTTACtgtcagcaaaaaataaaagaaaactatcagcTCCTTTTCAGAGAACTCGGCGTTTACATTTTAGTAGTGTCTTTGCTGAGCTTTGTTTGTGGCTGCCCTGAGCTCTTCCTTGAATCTTCACACTGGAGTTGAACTCTATAAATTCTCCTCGAAATGACGAGTTCACACGTCGATCATTGGCCTTTTTCTGTGCCGGGGTTGGGGGGAGGTGGGGCTTCCTCTAAAAATGCTGTCTTTGGCATTAATGATGGGACTTGTCTCCGGGGGTTACCCTAAGGAGTAGTAGGCggtttgatgtaaaaaaaaaaaatccaaaatctgTACCTTCTACAACATCACTTCAGGAATGTTTTGAAAGAAAGGCCCAGTCACAAACGACAGACCCTTTagggcgtgaggtgcactgggcATTACTTTAGTTTCTTAGCGGCGTCCCTACTGccattagctgcaacccctttcattccttttactgtatctcctttcatattctcttctttcctcAATCCTCTCCTAACGAtcgcttcatagtgcaactgcaataTGTTCTTCTCCTGTTGCACCCTTAATGCCTTATCGATCTCAATgtacctttcagcgctgagtgacctcgtaggtcccaacaCTTGGCCTGGATTTTGTATGTAATTCCATTCCACAAACGACTGGTTCCCAATTTGATGAAATCCATCTCCATTCCAGAAGACGTCCGAATAAACATTCCCAGGAATTTCCAACCACGGTCGAAATTATATCATTAACGGAGTCCCCAAAGGTAATGAGGTCTTGTTGGGTCTCTATCTGAAAAAAATGATTGCGTTACAAATACTATTTCATCTCTTAACAACATCAATTGAACGCCCAATGTGACAAAGAATGATTTAATCCTAGAATTATTTCATTTTGACATGATCACCTTAAGAGAACTGATCTTCCACAATCTTGAAAGAAGAGATTCGCTTTCTCTATCAAATAAGTTACTTTAGGTTTAGTTTGCTGCTATCATACACGATTATATATAACAGGAAAAAAGAGGTGAAGGCTTTCCTCGACAAATAGATCACCAGTAATCTTTTGAACAAGGAATCTCTAAGAGGAGAGCATTTTGAGGTCGAGGTAAAGACGATATGACACAAATTAGGTTTCAGAGCAAAGGCCCCCCAAAATAATAGTAAACCTCTGAACTTGCGATACCACAGCTGACACAAATTGAAGCAAAGTAGTTCTTGGAGAAGAGGCATTGAGACTGACAAAAATCAGCTTTAATTCGACTTGATTTCGTAACGAAAGTTATGATGTCAGTGGTTTTCTGTTTAGAAAACTCGTGGCTATGGGTTACGAAGATTTACTACATTCCTATACACATATTTGATTCGATCTTACTTCTCGTTTGGAAGCTGCTATGATTGTTGAAAGACTTGCATTTCATCCAGCTATCTCATATCTGGGatctattttttatcagttaattgAGGAAAAAAAGTGGttttctaaatgaatttttttaggtTTATTGATAGTGTACTCTCTCTCTTTACCCTTTCCTGACTGTCAAAAGACAGGATTTTTTGCaggaaattttttataatattagaatagttattttttggtattttcatCAAAAGGAATGTAAATTCATCTCCTAGATCAAGAATGTACAATGAATAAAATCCATCATAACATCCAATATAAGATAAGAACTGGAAGACCAATGCGATAGATACGACATGATTTCACGGTAAAATAGTTTATTAATACAGACATGACAGTCCGGAAGGCAGCAACAGACTTGTAGTAGTAGGTGTGTACTCAACCCATCATACTTTATACAAAAACAATCAGATATATTTCACATTATCGCCTAAAAATTAGTGTCTCCGTCAAAACCAGATCTCTTCTTCAGTGGCCGTACCCCCCGTGTCCATAGCTACCCTTGGCCTTCGAGATGGCCTTCGTGGCAGCTGCTTGGGCCTGAGCGGCAGCTCCTGCCGCGTCTTCCAGGTCGTTGAGAACTATGTACTGCTGCTGGTTGAGGGCGTTGGCTGCCTGCTTCGCCTGCCACGCCATGGTTCGCTGGGCGCTCAGGAAGTTCTCCTGCTCGGCGTGGCTGTTGGCAGCCTGGTTGGCCAGAGCCCGACCTTCTGCCAGGATCTGGGCTACGTTGGCAGCCAGCGTCTGGGCCATGGAGGCCGTCGTTTTGGCAGCCTGGTAGGCGATGCTAGCTTTGGAGGCCAGAGAGCCTTCGGCGAAGGCAGCGGCTTGTGCCCCCTGGGCAGCCTGTGTTACCTGGGCAGCCTGAGCTTTCTTGCTGGCAGCTGCAAACTGGGCGGTCTGGGCAGCAGCTGAGGCAGCTGCTGCGGCTGCAGCCGCAGCTCTCCCGCCGGCAGCATGGGCAGCACCTCCTAATCCTGCCGCAGCAGCTGTTGCTTGAGCAGCAGCTTGGTTGGCGACGTCGGAAGCGCTGGGGCCGTGTCCTCCACTGTAGCCTCCCCCGACGACGACGTAGCTCCCACCGCCGCCGTAGCCTCCACCGTGCCCTCCGCCGtagcctcctccacctcctccgtgTCCGATAGCGTAGCCTCTCTTGTCCTAAGGAGATTAAATTTTGATTAGTTTACCCTAGAATCTCTGTTTCTCAACACAGAGCTCTACTGACGAAACTACAAAGTTATAACTCATTCCAGTGGCAATTTCCACCCGAAAGAGGTGTTAAATTCGAGGACCTGGTATTATATGGACACAGGACATCTAAATCAATTTTCCAAAGACTCCATAGAATAGATTAACATGCTATAATCAATGTGCGCCATAATTGCCTGGATAGAACATCACTCTGAGTGCCTCAAATGGACCTGGTTCATTTGCAGATGAAATAATGGATTGTTATTGAAGTATGCCTGTATATGAATAGGTTcaaagtaatacatatatatttccaacGTGTATTAAACGTATTCGCCcgcatgtttatgtatatgtgaaCACGTTTCTTGGTCGCTATATGTAAGGGCTAGTATACCTCACTTTCTTAGTTGCACAATGTTCTAGAAGCACAGTTCAAA includes the following:
- the LOC135204327 gene encoding glycine, alanine and asparagine-rich protein-like yields the protein MLKTTYILFLAVGVALAGDQETTAKDKRGVHGGYGGGGGGGGGGGGYGGGGGGYGGGGGSYLVVGGGSYGGGHGPTASDVANQAAAQATSALAALGTVAHGAAASAAAGAAAAASAASQTAIAAAANRQAQAAQITQAAQGAQAAAFQEASLAGKANIAEQAARVAASMARGLLSNLGQVSGETNALAGQAASSLAAQEAVLESQNAMAWSAQQAANSLHQQQAVVISDLQSAVGAAGQAQGAAAKALAKAKGANSGGFGGYGGGFGGGYGGYH
- the LOC135204332 gene encoding glycine-rich protein 1-like, producing the protein MVLKAFVVSLLVIGALCEDKKESADRDKRGYAIGHGGGGGGYGGGHGGGYGGGGSYVVVGGGYSGGHGPSASDVANQAAAQATAAAAGLGGAAHAAGGRAAAAAAAAASAAAQTAQFAAASKKAQAAQVTQAAQGAQAAAFAEGSLASKASIAYQAAKTTASMAQTLAANVAQILAEGRALANQAANSHAEQENFLSAQRTMAWQAKQAANALNQQQYIVLNDLEDAAGAAAQAQAAATKAISKAKGSYGHGGYGH